Proteins encoded by one window of Mycolicibacterium sp. ND9-15:
- a CDS encoding electron transfer flavoprotein subunit alpha/FixB family protein: MAEVLVLVEHAEGALKKVTSELITAARKLGEPSAVVVGAPGTAQPLVEGLKSAGAAKIYVAESEDAENYLITPQVDVLASLVESASPAGVVLAASADGKEIAGRLAARIGAGVLTDVVGLEEGGVAVHSIFGGAFTVEAQSTGEVPVITLRAGAVDAEPADGAGEVVNVEVPGQAENATKITKREPAVAGDRPELTEATVVVSGGRGVGSAENFTVVEELADSLGGAVGASRAAVDSGYYPGQFQVGQTGKTVSPQLYIALGISGAIQHRAGMQTSKTIIAVNKDEEAPIFEIADLGIVGDLFKVTPQLTEAVKARKG, from the coding sequence ATGGCTGAAGTACTCGTGCTCGTCGAGCACGCCGAAGGTGCGCTGAAGAAGGTCACCTCGGAGTTGATCACCGCGGCTCGCAAGCTGGGCGAGCCCTCGGCCGTCGTCGTCGGCGCACCGGGCACCGCACAACCGCTCGTCGAGGGCCTCAAGTCCGCCGGCGCCGCCAAGATCTACGTCGCGGAGTCCGAAGACGCGGAGAACTACCTGATCACGCCGCAGGTCGATGTGCTGGCCTCGCTGGTCGAGTCCGCCTCCCCGGCGGGCGTGGTGTTGGCCGCCAGCGCCGACGGCAAGGAGATCGCCGGGCGCCTCGCGGCCCGGATCGGTGCCGGGGTCCTGACCGACGTCGTCGGCCTCGAAGAGGGCGGCGTGGCCGTTCACTCGATCTTCGGCGGTGCGTTCACCGTCGAGGCCCAGTCCACCGGTGAGGTTCCGGTCATCACGCTGCGCGCCGGCGCCGTCGACGCCGAACCCGCCGACGGTGCAGGCGAGGTCGTCAACGTCGAGGTGCCCGGGCAGGCCGAGAACGCGACGAAGATCACCAAGCGCGAACCGGCCGTCGCCGGCGACCGGCCGGAGCTCACCGAGGCCACGGTGGTCGTCTCGGGCGGCCGCGGTGTCGGCAGCGCCGAGAACTTCACGGTCGTCGAGGAACTGGCGGACTCGCTCGGCGGCGCCGTCGGCGCGTCCCGTGCCGCGGTCGACTCCGGCTACTACCCGGGCCAGTTCCAGGTGGGCCAGACCGGTAAGACGGTCTCGCCGCAGCTGTACATCGCGCTCGGCATCTCCGGCGCGATCCAGCACCGCGCCGGTATGCAGACATCCAAGACGATCATCGCGGTGAACAAGGACGAAGAGGCGCCGATCTTCGAGATCGCCGACCTCGGCATCGTCGGCGACCTGTTCAAGGTCACACCGCAGTTGACCGAGGCGGTCAAGGCCCGCAAGGGCTGA